Proteins encoded within one genomic window of Apis mellifera strain DH4 linkage group LG1, Amel_HAv3.1, whole genome shotgun sequence:
- the LOC410772 gene encoding RING finger and SPRY domain-containing protein 1 has translation MGNCLCKDIPEELEVHHGHNHANTENTILPESNVGTVASNDMNITTFKFPTSANIDKLVLETLGVIGSLVDNEQEPPPALLKLHAIADKEDGWIQVVSSMVNIIPMHNPLGPSVITLLLDDCPLPSKELVLRLSHMFQLSQKLGNIQTSATQQRNICVVLGCIAEKLTGPSSIAILSDETLDYLISNLKENIDPYVVLYSLIALEKFAQTSENKITIKKRLMAEKPNPLLELEKWATETHYVRRQVGFCARWCLDNLLIMEGRKYSHDSVDMSGINVMLNTKDVSEYLKISPNGLEARCDAYSFESVRCTFQVDSGIWYYETLVITTGVMQIGWATKNSTFLNHEGYGIGDDEYSLAYDGCRRLIWYNAKSERNHDRPCWKAGDILGCLLDLNKLEIIFSINGVPLKPCVQVFKTVRSGFFAAASFMSFQQCLFNFGNVPFKYPPTDREYKKFNDYASLKPEDKVVLPRHIYLDQLRKLSVREDSCTLCFDQRASVRLLPCNHRGFCQTCSNQLIECPMCRATIEEVATDNT, from the exons ATGGGCAATTGCTTGTGCAAAGATATTCCTGAAGAACTTGAAGTACATCATGGACATAATCATGCAAATACTGAAAATACTATATTACCAGAATCAAATGTAGGCACAGTTGCCTCTAATGATATGAACATTAcaacttttaaatttccaacttCAGCTAACATTGACAAATTAGTACTTGAAACTCTTGGAGTAATTGGTTCTCTTGTTGATAA TGAGCAAGAACCACCACCTGCACTGTTAAAATTACATGCTATTGCTGATAAAGAAGATGGATGGATACAAGTTGTGAGTTCAATGGTTAATATTATTCCTATGCATAATCCACTAGGTCCTTCGGTTATCACTCTTTTATTAGATGATTGTCCATTACCATCAaag gAATTAGTTTTACGATTGTCACACATGTTTCAATTATCTCAAAAACTTGGAAATATACAAACCAGTGCAACTCAGCAACGTAACATCTGTGTTGTATTGGGTTGTATAGCAGAAAAATTAACTGGCCCCAGTAGTATTGCTATATTATCCGATGAAACTTTGGACTATCTTATTTCAAATCTT AAGGAAAATATTGATCCTTATGTGGTACTGTATTCATTAATagctttggaaaaatttgcaCAAACaa gtgagaataaaataactataaaaaaacgTTTAATGGCAGAAAAACCAAATCCATTATTAGAATTGGAAAAATGGGCAACAGAAACTCATTATGTACGTCGTCAAGTAGGTTTTTGTGCGCGATGGTGTTTAGATAATTTGC ttataatgGAAGGTAGAAAATATTCTCATGATTCAGTTGATATGTCTGGTATTAATGTAATGTTAAATACAAAAGATGTAAGCGAGTACCTGAAAATATCACCTAATGGCTTAGAA GCTCGGTGTGATGCATATTCATTTGAAAGTGTAAGATGTACATTTCAAGTAGATTCGGGAATTTGGTATTATGAAACACTTGTTATAACTACAGGTGTAATGCAAATTGGATGGGCTACTAAAAATAGCACATTTTTAAATCAC gaaGGATATGGCATAGGGGATGATGAATATTCTTTGGCCTATGATGGTTGTCGTCGATTAATTTGGTATAATGCAAAGAGTGAAAGAAATCATGATAGACCTTGTTGGAAAGCTGGTGATATTTTGGGTTGTTTATTAGATTTGaacaaattggaaataatattttccataaatgGTGTACCATTGAAACCATGTGTTCAAGTTTTCAAAACAGTAcg gtCTGGATTTTTTGCAGCAGCTAGTTTTATGTCATTCCAACAatgtctttttaattttggaaatgtaCCATTTAAGTATCCTCCTACCGAtcgcgaatataaaaaatttaacgattatGCTAGTTTGAAGCCTGAAGATAAAGTTGTGCTTCCTAGACACATATATCTAGATCAATTGAGGAAACTTAGCGTTAGAGAAGATTCATGTACATTGTGTTTTGACCAAAGAGCTTCAGTAAGATTGCTACCTTGCAATCATag aggATTTTGCCAAACGTGTTCGAATCAATTGATAGAGTGTCCAATGTGTAGAGCTACAATCGAAGAAGTAGCAACCGATAACACATGA